A genomic segment from Lignipirellula cremea encodes:
- a CDS encoding DUF1592 domain-containing protein gives MKFNTFTILAVALLFATSARSETPALLQAFVQTHCVDCHSGDEPEGGLGFDALGFDLSSEETTRRWVLAHDRVSSGQMPPKDSAQPDAAESKAFLDLLAGEVRRAETVRNNVVLRRLNRHEYENTVRDLFQTDVEVHGLPEDSSTSGYDTVGEGLAVSAEAMQAYLEAADQVLDAVLGPPEKPAYIHHKTNLLEQVDWRGNPQLENQIGKMFRRTPNGLVIFQSGYCPTNLVNFARLKPPVGTYRGSVKVRAIQSDKPVTLRIYGGDTIVNRSEQHLVGYFDVPPNEWTTIHFEDRLVEAGGTYLLKCYNTQDTRKDADTFPGAGIEIGDIEIEGPIEPWPPASRKHLLGDVDPDSATTADAEKILLRILPWAFRRPLKPGEADLYMELFTASADAGRPFLDSLRVSLKAVLCSPDFLFLNEPGQTQISQYAVASRLSYFLWSTMPDRELLALASAGKLSDPATLGQQVERMLQSPKSAAFTDNFAGQWLDLRDINFTEPDANLYPEFDELLRVSMVQETTGLFNEILGKNLSLVNFVDSDFTFLNERLALHYGMDDVKGQEFRRVSLPADSPRGGLLTQASILKITANGTYTSPVLRGVWILQNIVGQPTSPPPDNVGSVEPDIRGATTIREQLAKHRDIQSCNACHRSIDPPGFALEGFDPIGGLRDRYRTMDENGASSGLKQAPFTYAWVRYRIGQPVDATAQTPDGQTIDNIHDFKKILAGNPDQLTRNLAQHLLTYSLGRKVAFSDRPAVEQIVQQTRQQNYGFRSLVQAVVQSPLFQKP, from the coding sequence AGCGAAACACCCGCCCTGCTTCAGGCGTTTGTCCAGACGCACTGCGTTGACTGCCATTCCGGTGATGAGCCCGAAGGCGGCCTGGGTTTTGATGCGCTCGGCTTTGACCTGTCCAGCGAAGAGACCACCCGTCGCTGGGTGCTGGCTCATGACCGCGTTTCCTCGGGCCAGATGCCGCCGAAAGATTCCGCCCAGCCTGATGCAGCAGAGAGCAAGGCGTTTCTGGATCTGCTGGCCGGGGAAGTGCGCCGCGCTGAGACCGTTCGCAACAATGTGGTGCTGCGTCGCCTGAACCGGCACGAATACGAAAACACCGTGCGCGATCTGTTCCAGACCGATGTTGAAGTGCACGGTCTGCCGGAAGATTCCTCGACCAGCGGTTACGATACCGTGGGCGAAGGGCTGGCGGTTTCCGCCGAAGCAATGCAAGCGTACCTGGAAGCGGCCGACCAGGTGCTCGACGCCGTGCTGGGCCCGCCAGAGAAGCCGGCCTATATCCACCACAAAACGAACCTGCTGGAACAGGTGGACTGGCGCGGCAATCCGCAGCTGGAAAACCAGATCGGCAAAATGTTTCGCCGCACCCCCAACGGACTGGTGATTTTCCAGTCCGGTTATTGCCCGACCAACCTGGTGAACTTTGCCCGGCTCAAGCCGCCGGTGGGAACCTATCGCGGCAGTGTAAAAGTGCGGGCCATTCAAAGCGACAAGCCCGTCACGCTGAGGATCTATGGGGGCGATACCATCGTCAACCGCTCCGAGCAGCATCTGGTCGGCTATTTCGACGTGCCTCCCAACGAATGGACGACGATCCATTTTGAAGATCGCCTGGTCGAAGCGGGCGGCACCTATCTGCTCAAATGCTACAACACGCAGGACACCCGGAAGGACGCCGACACGTTTCCCGGGGCCGGCATTGAGATCGGCGATATCGAGATCGAAGGGCCGATCGAACCGTGGCCGCCCGCCAGTCGCAAGCACCTGCTGGGCGATGTCGATCCGGACTCGGCCACGACCGCGGACGCCGAGAAGATTCTGCTGCGGATCCTGCCCTGGGCGTTCCGTCGACCTTTGAAGCCGGGCGAAGCGGACCTTTACATGGAGCTGTTCACGGCTTCCGCCGATGCGGGACGACCGTTTCTGGATTCGCTACGGGTCAGCCTGAAGGCGGTTCTCTGCTCGCCCGACTTTTTGTTCTTGAACGAGCCAGGGCAAACACAGATCAGCCAGTACGCCGTTGCTTCGCGGCTGTCATACTTTCTATGGAGCACCATGCCGGACCGGGAATTGTTGGCGCTGGCCAGCGCCGGCAAGTTGAGCGATCCGGCGACGCTGGGCCAACAGGTGGAGCGGATGCTGCAGTCGCCCAAGTCGGCGGCGTTTACCGACAATTTCGCCGGCCAGTGGCTCGATCTGCGGGACATCAATTTCACCGAACCGGACGCCAATTTGTACCCCGAGTTTGACGAACTGCTGCGGGTTTCGATGGTGCAGGAAACGACGGGACTGTTTAACGAGATCCTGGGAAAGAACCTGAGCCTGGTGAATTTTGTCGATTCCGACTTCACGTTCCTGAATGAACGGCTGGCCCTGCATTACGGCATGGATGACGTCAAAGGGCAAGAGTTCCGGCGCGTGTCGCTGCCGGCGGACAGCCCCCGCGGCGGCCTGCTGACCCAGGCTAGTATTTTGAAGATTACAGCCAACGGCACTTATACGTCGCCCGTGTTGCGGGGCGTCTGGATCCTGCAGAACATTGTGGGCCAGCCGACTTCGCCGCCGCCGGATAATGTGGGTTCGGTAGAGCCCGACATCCGCGGCGCCACGACGATTCGCGAGCAGCTGGCCAAGCATCGGGACATTCAATCGTGCAACGCCTGTCACCGGTCGATTGATCCGCCCGGCTTTGCCCTGGAGGGTTTTGACCCGATTGGCGGCCTGCGGGATCGTTATCGCACAATGGATGAAAACGGGGCCAGTTCCGGCCTGAAGCAGGCTCCATTCACTTACGCCTGGGTCCGCTACCGGATCGGACAGCCGGTCGACGCCACCGCCCAGACGCCGGACGGCCAGACGATCGACAACATTCACGACTTCAAAAAGATCCTGGCCGGCAACCCCGACCAGTTGACGCGCAACCTGGCCCAGCACCTGCTGACCTACTCCCTGGGCCGCAAGGTTGCATTCTCTGATCGGCCTGCGGTAGAGCAGATCGTTCAGCAAACCCGCCAACAAAACTACGGATTCCGCTCGCTGGTGCAAGCGGTCGTCCAAAGCCCCCTTTTCCAGAAGCCATGA